AGAACATCTGTTTCTTTACGGTATAATTTTGGTAAGGATTAGCTTTATAAATACACGGATTTACCTCCTCCTCAAGCTTTTGTTTAACGCCTGGAGATGCTCTAACGATATTCCTTTTAAACTGCACAAAATAAACCCAGAATAGCTTAGTTGCTTGAACCAATCTAGGTAGAGGGGATAATAAGAAGCTAAAAAAGTAAATACAACAAGGATAAACAAGATGGGGGTCACGACTGAGAAGTACTTGAGAATATTTAGTATGTTGAACATGGGTATATCGGGTAGACCAGATAATTTACCATACAAGTTGAGCAATTGGGTAAAGATATACAATTGATGACTAACTGGATGGTCGGATAATACTTACAGaacttaaaaaaagaaagaaaaagaatccaTAACTTGCATGAAAAAAACTCTTATAGTAGTTTCCTAGTAGGTGAGTGAGTCTGAATCTTTTCAGTAAGGGGTGAATAATTAAGTGAACATCAGGTCAATTTGGGATTTTGCCCAGCAAAAAGGTAGCCGCCAACACAATATAATCAAGCAAAGTAATCAATAAAACCATTCGTCCGTCATTTTACCAAGGCATTAGCACAATATGCAAGAATAACCACAACGACATGCCCGAGATCCTAAAGGTATCTCGACCAAATATACATGGTCGATGTAAATAGTGAATGGTATTTCAATAGACCATGATCAACAACAGTAGGGTGTTTGACTATGAAACACGGACATGAGGCAATATACTACATGATCGGTCTTTATATGTATGTTTTACCAACCTTTTCACGTGCAGAAATGGTGGCTCATCTGGGTACTTTTTAGTGTGAGCAAAAACTAAAGCCAGCAGAACTGCAGCataaaacaacatcaaaatgTTAAGTAACGCGATTAAAGTAACAAAACTTCGAGTAATGCACTAAATTAAAATTGTTTAATGTGTCTTTCTACTATCCTGTCATTTTCTATCAGCAATACCGCCATACCTTTAGATGTCTCCTCATCGTCTTCTTCCTGATTACCAGAAAACCCAAGGTTTAGGGTTCACTTCTATATGCCCagacaaaaaaattaaaattaaataagaaagtaagaaaaattcgtaacggcttggcCCTGTTACGAATATTTTGTAACAGGAGTTTGTAACGGGAAATTCGTAACGGCCCATAAGCTGTTACGAATTTCTGTTACGATtccgggaatttggtgtagtgaaatCAAGTAATTGTTCATGGGATTTCATTATTGATGGATAAGAAGAAGGTTTAGTAGGTGATTATCAACTTGCAGTGAAGAAAGGAAAgtttaaggtttctgcaaattgaattTGAGGGTTCAATTGAGGACGAATAAGAGAAGTTAGAAgttgggtttgttcttaattgatGTTTGAATATGATATTAAGGTTTTTGAGTTTGATTCGGAGATGAGTTGCAATTGGGTTGTGCTGGTATTACTGGCTTTGGCTTGAACAAATGGTAAACTGGTTGCTTACTTCTTTAAGTTTTATTTCAATTGCTATTTTTATCGTAATAGTGATTCAGCCAAATATAGTAGTACTGCCTACCTAAATCGGCAGACGTAAATACTGAGATTTTGTTAAAATTATTTCTTAGTGCTATACATTTGGCTATTCTCATAGATATCTATGGAATGGTAAGTGCATATTTTTGTTCTATTCCTTGGCATAATTGTTCCTCTGATCGTGCTGGCTACATTAGTTGCTTGTTGATGGTCCACACAGACATCAATCTTACTCGATCATGTACTCAAGCTTAGTATTAAACTAGAACTTGCTTTTTACTGTCAATATATCTCTTTTAAGGTGAACTTACTTTGGACTTGATGTGGAGTATGTAAAGTGTACAAGGGTTTTCTTGGTTCTTCATGAATCTTTGTTACACACTTCGTGTAAGGTCAAATGACACTAGCTAGTTGTGAAAGAAAATTGGGAGTTGTGTCTGTGTATATACTGGTTCCCAACAACTTCAAAAATATTGTTTCCCTAGATTATATAGCTCTGTGACTATTTGGTCGATGGCCAATATGATGCCGGTAGATGAGAACATCATACCCAATTTATTTTATACTTACGTATTAGTATGATACCCAATTTGTTTTATATGATCATCGTTAGTATGATACTCAGTTTATTTTATATGATCATCTGAAACATGTTATCTATTTATTTTGTCGTGCCATTTGTTGTTTGGACAGTAGGACTTGGTTGGATTGTGAACTGTTATTTGTTACtgaagtggtggtggtgtggaCAGCAGAAGGTGTGAAATTGCAGGCTCAGGGGATGGTTTGGACAGAAGTAGACTGTAGTTGTATCTGCTCAGCTGCGAATCTGTTAAAGTCTCTGCAATGAATCTGCAGAGATGAGTATTCATTTGTCAAATGGAGATGTGCTTGAAGTTTTAGTTTTGAGTAATGGTGGTGTTGTATGGATGTTGGCTACATGGAGCTGTGTTGGTTGCAGTTGCAATTGGGTTGTGCTCTGAGTATGCAATTACAAATGACATGAAGTTGGGATTGTTATGATTGAAGTGGAATCAATCATTTGAATAGCATTTAAACTCTTGAACTGTCCCTGATACTCTTCAAGAACAAAATCTAGTTTAGACTCTAATGAAGATATTAATGAGAAGAATAATGGGTTTTTGAAGAGAATAGAAGCTTTGGTTTCTTAGTTTCTTCATCAGTTCTTATGGGGAGTTTTCCAAGTGATGGATTAGCTGTTTTAAAACAAGGACTTTTAGCTGGAAGAGTTCCTGGTTTATTCGATCATGACGAACAAGGTTGGTTTTTCAATAAGCTTGGTTCTGTCAATTCATGTTCTGTAATTGCAATATTGAACACTAAAATTAGTTAAAGAGGCGCACTTTTGTGCCTTTTGGTGCTTTTTTGCATCTTTGTGAATGTATGGAATATATATGTAGCTGCCACTTAATATGAAAAGAAATTGCTCAGACAGGTTGGAGGACTTATAGAAGGCCAGATGCGAAATCAGGAGGGCATGGTATAGGGTGGAGTCCAATCATTCCATACACATTTTCGGTTCCTCAAGGTTGGGAAGAGGTAACCAATTTAGTAACATTCGATTTCAATTAAAAACAATTTGGATTCTATCAAATGAAGTTTTCAGTCTCAGCTGGGTCAACCTAGTACATTTACAGACTTGTGATTCCTAATGATTTTGTTTCGGTTGACACCTGGAGAGGTGTAACTCGAACTACTGCAATGAAGTTTCGTTCGATTAACTGACAGCCTAGTTATGATGCATTCTTGGGCTATTCTGGCGCTGCAGTAGCCTAGTTTGATGAAAATGATATTAAAAGATGTGAACATTGAGGAAATTTGTCATAAATATTCCAAAATTTATTTGGGTTCCTTATTGGAAGGTTTGTCAATGTAGGTTCCAGTATCAATTGCAGATCTTGGGGGGACAGAAATCGATTTGAGATTTGCAAGTTCTCAGGCCGGGCGCTTATTTGTCATTGTTGCACCAGTTCTTAGTTTTTTGAATAACATTGTAAATGGATTTGACAGTGTTGGTATTATTTACGTGGTCTATCAATCATTTTTTAGGTACCCTATTTATTTATGCGATCCAGCAGTCAAGATACCAGATTTATTTAGTTGGTCTACCAGTAAAGGTACCCCGAGTTATTTACGTAGTCCATCAGCAAGGCTACCTCAGTTATTTCTGCGGTCCATCAATAAGGGTCTCAATGCACCGATAAAGCTAACCAGGATACTTAACCTAACTCAACTAGGGAAGGTAGGTTAGGAAAAATCGGGTTTAGCTGATTCAGTGAGTCACAACGAGTCCAACACGCCCACATATGCCCCTTTTTAGCGTTTCAAACTATACCCGCCCCTTTTGTGGAAATAGTAAATTACCTTGACCTtcgctttaaaaataaaaataaagcacaACACACTATTCGCtcatacaaaaacttctaaagttGAGAACAAAAATATTACAAGATAAAAGTTCATCTACTCACCAATATAATATAGGATCTCATTACAAAAACTGAGACGTAAAACGAACCAAcgagtaattacaatatatttgtaTCTAAATATACGTTATAGATACCTTGATAACAATCATATTAGtgatattttataatattttcatggaaGTTAAAAATGATGTGTCAAACATCATAGACTACGTGACGCTTAATACTAATCAGAGGTTGAGCCGAAGCCGTAACGCCCTGGTAATATCAAAGACATGCACTTTGACTTTGAGATTTGAGAGTCATAGAACGGATAGGATTTATTAGGGAGTGTCATCCTACAGCCCATAGCATCCGGATCGTGTTTTCGGCTTCGACGGCATGAATTTTCTGTAATATTACGGGGGTGGGTAGCGGGTCAACATTAATAGAACGGGGGATGCTTATGGCTGGCTGGGTCCGTCGATTCGACAGATGGATCATCAGAGCAGTTGTTTTTTACATGAGTCTTATAAAAGCCGCTTTTCTTTCTCCGATCCTTCTCCTATTCTTCTCTCTTCAACACACATAATCGTAATTCTGTTTAAttttttcaatttagttttgcATAGTTCGCGGATTGTTTCTCATAGGAAGATATTGTAGTGCTTCGAGGAGGTATGGATCTCAAAATCCATTGTAGCAAACCTAATTTCTTATCAGTTATTTGTTTCGAATTATTGGTATGGGCTCTAATAAGTTTCCCAAGATTTAGGATCTTAGGTTTGGGCatagttagggttttctgtttttatcaatttttatgattcttataagaattttttAAATTGTAGGACGATGATCACTGGTTTAAGAAGAGATGAATTAGATTTACTTATAATTTGGTATTTTAATTAGATTTTGGATTACGCTTAATTTGTTTGTATATATGGTTTATCTTTTTCTTACGAGTTTCACTACGTAATTGTAGGTTTGGGTGCAAATAGTGCAAATAAACTTGATTCTGGCCCCTCTGCATATTCTTCCTTTAATTGGTATTGTGTTCACAAAAATTGGTATTGATGTTAACCTAAAACATAGAATATGCAGATGTACATAAAGGTGCATCTGACGAAGATTTAAAAGTCCAGTGATAATTTTAAAACTCAATCTCATTTCCTTAATGGTCAAATTTGCAGGTTTTATGCTCAAGCTTCAAAGTAGTTGATAATTTTTTGACTTTTGATGCTTAGATATCGAAAGCTTCATTTGGTTTCTACTGAGGCCCTAATGGCTGTTGTATTTCTGACAATTAATTTTTAGGCAGTTTTTAAACAAATGTATAAATTCGAAACTTGAAAGTGCATTGGTAATGGAAAAAATTACATAGATTTATGCCATGGTTAGCAAGCAAATTTCTATGGATTTTGCAAGCATAGTTCTCAGCATAGGTGCAATATCAATGCAAAGATATAACCATTTTAGTTTATGCGCACAACCGTTGCTGGGAGTTGTTAAAGAAACACTGTGCtagacatggaaaacaacatcCGTGGTAGTAACACAGTTTTGCCAGCATCATCTCCATGTAGTATCACTGCTTGAATTTTATCACCACCAAGCCCTGTCACTAAGAGTGCAGTATCTCTGGGTAGAAAATAATCCGTGTTTAGATCTTTCAGAAGCATTAATGTTGTACCGATGTTGAGTTTCAATTAATAATTTGGAACATCAGCAGACAGTAAACTGTTCAAGAAATCTTTGGAACAATCAGTGTCAAGAAAGTTAGATTATGTAGTGCCTATCTTGAACTCTGCAGTATCTTTATTACTTAAGTATATGTGTTGCCCTTTAACATTTGATGATGTTTTATTGTAGGAGGATAGACAAGGGGCCTTGATGCAATTGTCGGTGCTCTAGAAAGGGACAACAGTTACATCGCCTGATTAATTTCCTAGAGACGTTCTTGCATTTGTCCACGGGAAACACTCCAAGATGACAGGGTCAATGGACGAGCATTACCGGGTACCGGAGGTCCCGGTTTCCATTCACGCTAATACCTGTAAGTTTCAAGGGGGAGAAAATGGATAATTACTGCCCATCAATGTATAATGTCGGTGCAAGCATATCACTCTTTCATCATGAGTACTGAATTTGTGTAGGCTTATAGGATTTTATGCATGTATATGATTGTGCACACAATAGGGGATTGTTAATATAATTGCTCAATTTCAAAATTTCCAGAATTGCATAGAATCATTACCAGCTGTAGCTTTATAGGAatttttttgttctgttttagttCTCCCTTATTTTGATTCTTATTGTTAATGAAACTATATAATGACAACTATAGGTTCCGCGATGACTGAACGGGGACTAAAAAAGTCACTCCTCAGTGAAAAAATCCATTTTTTATACTCTGAGTTAGTTTAGCAAAATTTATCCCTGAACTGGGTTTTGTTAATAATCCGACCAAAATAGAAACAGATTTTTTGGGGATTCAGTTTGTCAAGTCACAAGTGTGCACAGCTTGGATAATCATTCCTCATTATTGAAGGTATTCAGTGATCTTAGACTACTAAGAGATTGTTGTGGTAATTATTTGCAGGAAAAACTGTCAGTGGGGGAAATTACTGGACTAAAGTTTCTAATAACAATGTAACAAATCTCCAGCATTCGCCGAAAGTAAGCACAAGATTTATTTCTCATGTATTTACCTAATCACGTAGTtaagtctctcttttttttccccACTCATACTTACACAAGATTGTGGATTTAGTTGCGGTGCAGATGTTTCATATGGTTATCACTAACCAAAAACAACACTCCCCCTTTCCTTTCAAGGCAAATATTTTCCCTTCTATTGAGATTTATGTACTCAGGAAACCCTTGATGTCACTAACAAGATGAGT
This genomic stretch from Papaver somniferum cultivar HN1 chromosome 5, ASM357369v1, whole genome shotgun sequence harbors:
- the LOC113278921 gene encoding psbP domain-containing protein 4, chloroplastic-like; its protein translation is WVFEENRSFGFLVSSSVLMGSFPSDGLAVLKQGLLAGRVPGLFDHDEQGWRTYRRPDAKSGGHGIGWSPIIPYTFSVPQGWEEVPVSIADLGGTEIDLRFASSQAGRLFVIVAPVLSFLNNIVNGFDSVGIIYVVYQSFFRYPIYLCDPAVKIPDLFSWSTSKGTPSYLRSPSARLPQLFLRSINKGLNAPIKLTRILNLTQLGKVG